From the Mangifera indica cultivar Alphonso chromosome 10, CATAS_Mindica_2.1, whole genome shotgun sequence genome, one window contains:
- the LOC123227402 gene encoding pentatricopeptide repeat-containing protein At2g16880, which translates to MATGRGRERISPPILNQESTESQLLRTLTEILTKDKAPLESLAPHIKNVSQPLLLSLLSSKTLAQRPNTLLSFFKWAQARLPLSLMQSPLPLLSLLPSLLQYHKHLDAKSLLVSFIKSDRQHVLHGYIVNPSNSDLKKYGIKLSKPLFDTCISAYVDSGKPHLAAQVFSKMKRLKLQPRLLTCNLLINGLVRHPSSHSILLANKVFKDMISVLGVKPNTSTFNVLIYGCCLENKFVDALEWLRKMEDFGCSPDNITYNTVLDALCKKGRLSEARNLLSDMKDKGLLPNRSTYNILICGFCKLGWLKEAVKVIELMTLNNLLPDVRTYNMLINGMCNDGKLEEVFRLRNEMENLKLLPDVVTFNTMINGCFESGSSSEAFKLIDEMGEKGVKPNAVTYNIIIKWYLKEGKIEEASNTMRKMEESGFSPDTVTFNTLINGYCKAGKMAEAFKTMEEMGRKGLKMNSFTLNTFLHTLCGEKKLDEAYNLLNRASKRGYYLDEVSYGTLIMGYFKDEKVDRALKLWDEMKEKKIIPSIVTYNIIIAGLCHSEKTEQAIDKLNELLESGLIPNETTYNTIMHGYCREGQIEKAFQFHNKIVEHSFKPDVFTCNILLRGLCREGMLEKALKLFNTWISKGRTIDAVTYNTIISSLCKEGRFEDAFDLLSEMEEKKLGPDHYTFNIIHGALIDAGWLQEAEDFKSKMVGGKLKDLPIQVEQGESVVTSETSERFDSRSIAYSEQMNELCSQGKYKDAMHIFEEATQTGITVNKSTYMKLMDGLIKRRKSISKADRGS; encoded by the coding sequence atggcaacggggaggggcagGGAGAGGATCTCACCACCTATCCTGAACCAAGAATCAACAGAATCTCAACTCTTAAGAACCCTTACAGAAATCCTAACAAAAGATAAAGCTCCACTTGAATCACTCGCTCCACACATTAAAAACGTCAGTCAGCCACTCCTCCTATCGCTTCTCTCCTCCAAAACCCTAGCCCAAAGACCCAACACTCTCCTCTCCTTTTTCAAGTGGGCACAAGCTCGTTTACCTCTCTCCCTCATGCAGTcccctcttcctcttctttctctgCTCCCTTCACTTCTTCAGTATCACAAACATTTAGATGCCAAATCTTTACTCGTTTCTTTCATCAAGTCTGATCGCCAACACGTTCTTCATGGCTACATTGTTAACCCCAGTAATTCGGACCTCAAGAAATATGGTATTAAGTTGTCAAAACCGCTTTTCGACACGTGCATAAGTGCCTATGTTGATTCTGGGAAGCCTCACTTGGCTGCTCAAGTTTTTAGTAAAATGAAGAGGTTGAAACTTCAGCCTAGATTGTTGACTTGCAATTTGCTTATAAATGGATTGGTAAGACACCCTTCGTCACATTCAATTTTGCTTgctaataaagtttttaaagatATGATTAGTGTGCTTGGAGTCAAACCTAATACTAGtacttttaatgttttgatATATGGATGTTGTTTGGAGAATAAGTTCGTAGATGCACTTGAGTGGCTGAGAAAAATGGAGGATTTTGGTTGTTCACCAGATAATATAACGTATAATACGGTATTGGATGCTTTGTGTAAGAAAGGTAGGTTGAGTGAGGCTAGGAATTTGTTGTCGGATATGAAGGATAAAGGTTTGTTACCTAATCGGAGCAcgtataatattttgatatgtgGATTTTGTAAGTTGGGTTGGTTAAAGGAGGCGGTGAAGGTGATAGAGTTGATGACTTTGAATAATTTGTTGCCGGATGTTCGGACATATAATATGTTGATTAATGGGATGTGTAATGACGGAAAGTTGGAGGAGGTGTTCAGGTTGAGGAATGAGATGGAGAATTTGAAGCTGTTGCCTGATGTGGTTACTTTCAACACTATGATTAATGGATGTTTTGAATCAGGTAGTAGTTCAGAGGCATTTAAGTTGATTGATGAAATGGGTGAGAAAGGAGTGAAGCCAAATGCAGttacttataatattataattaagtggTATTTGAAGGAAGGGAAAATAGAAGAGGCGAGTAATACTATGAGGAAAATGGAAGAAAGTGGGTTTTCACCGGACACTGTTACTTTCAATACTTTGATAAATGGATATTGTAAGGCGGGGAAGATGGCTGAAGCTTTCAAAACAATGGAAGAAATGGGTAGGAAAGGTTTGAAGATGAATAGTTTTACACTTAATACTTTTCTTCATACTCTTTGTGGGGAGAAGAAGCTTGATGAGGCGTACAACTTGCTTAATAGGGCCAGCAAGAGGGGTTATTATCTTGATGAGGTGAGCTATGGCACTCTTATCATGGGATATTTTAAGGACGAAAAGGTGGACCGAGCTTTGAAGCTTTGGGATgagatgaaagagaaaaagatcaTTCCTAGTATTGTTACTTATAACATTATAATTGCAGGGCTATGCCATTCAGAAAAGACTGAGCAAGCTATTGACAAGTTGAATGAGCTTCTTGAGAGTGGTTTAATCCCAAATGAAACCACATATAATACAATTATGCATGGATACTGCAGGGAGGGACAAATTGAAAAAGCATTTCagtttcacaacaaaatagttGAGCACTCATTCAAACCTGACGTGTTTACCTGCAATATTCTTCTTAGAGGACTTTGTAGAGAGGGTATGCTAGAAAAGGCTCTTAAACTCTTCAACACGTGGATTTCAAAGGGGAGGACAATTGATGCAGTTACTTACAACACGATTATATCAAGTCTATGCAAGGAAGGGAGATTTGAGGATGCATTTGATCTTCTATCtgaaatggaagaaaagaaattagGGCCGGACCATTATACATTTAACATCATTCATGGTGCACTAATTGATGCTGGTTGGCTTCAAGAAGCTGAGGATTTCAAGTCTAAAATGGTTGGAGGAAAGTTAAAGGATCTGCCAATTCAAGTGGAACAGGGGGAAAGTGTGGTAACTTCTGAGACTTCAGAGAGATTTGATTCAAGGTCCATTGCTTACTCAGAACAGATGAATGAGCTTTGTAGTCAAGGGAAATACAAAGATGCAATGCACATTTTTGAGGAAGCAACACAGACGGGTATCACTGTAAACAAATCGACCTACATGAAATTAATGGATGGACTAATCAAAAGGCGAAAAAGCATTTCAAAAGCTGACCGTGGTAGCTAA
- the LOC123227403 gene encoding uncharacterized protein LOC123227403, whose translation MSSEMLQAAKVYRHLLKAVGKHIGKEDYKRHFREYITQEFRKNINLSDPSSIQQKIRLAYDYTFLINSVHHHKDLLFSYNIAVDRSDEMKRVLGKSAASVGLRLPEPYQP comes from the exons ATGAGTTCTGAAATGTTGCAAGCTGCTAAGGTGTATCGCCATCTTCTCAAAGCTGTTGGGAAACATATTGGCAAGGAAGACTATAAGAGGCATTTCAGGGAATATATAACACAGGAGTTTCGGAAGAACATCAACTTGTCTGATCCTTCATCTATACAACAAAAGATTAGACTTGCCTATGATTATACTTTTCTTATTAACAGTGTGCACCATCATAAG GACTTATTGTTCTCTTACAACATTGCTGTTGATAGATCAGATGAAATGAAAAGAGTACTCGGGAAATCTGCTGCCAGTGTTGGCCTTCGTCTTCCTGAGCCTTACCAGCCTTGA
- the LOC123227458 gene encoding low temperature-induced protein lt101.2-like, translating to MGSETFIQIILAILIPPVGVLLRYGLGVEFWIDLVLTMLGYLPGIVYAIYVLVVQ from the exons ATGGGTTCAGAGACATTCATACAAATAATACTGGCCATCTTGATTCCTCCTGTTGGAGTCCTCCTACGTTATGGCCTTGGA GTGGAGTTTTGGATAGATTTGGTGCTGACAATGTTGGGATATTTACCTGGGATTGTATATGCAATTTATGTCTTAGTTGTACAGTAA